In Methanooceanicella nereidis, one DNA window encodes the following:
- the cgi121 gene encoding KEOPS complex subunit Cgi121 — MTDVLITGGKANISDVRSFLKSLAEIGKKYGIIVQAVNADRVAGRPHMEFSVIKAVESFKNNRNLARDMGMEVMLYLRGRRQIEKALEMGVKEGGNNIAIAIIGEGAEKALQEVQARLDVVDESVVDYTHDKDETLMKLFEITPAELEIVGKERIPELVKERSALLEFEK; from the coding sequence ATGACGGACGTCCTTATCACCGGCGGAAAAGCTAACATATCCGACGTGAGATCATTTTTAAAGTCTCTGGCTGAGATCGGCAAAAAATATGGCATTATCGTGCAGGCTGTAAACGCAGATAGAGTGGCAGGCCGCCCCCATATGGAGTTCTCTGTGATAAAAGCCGTGGAGTCCTTTAAGAATAACAGGAATCTCGCGAGAGATATGGGTATGGAGGTAATGCTATACCTCAGGGGAAGAAGGCAGATAGAGAAAGCTCTCGAGATGGGCGTTAAAGAGGGCGGGAACAATATCGCCATAGCCATTATAGGCGAAGGCGCGGAAAAAGCCCTTCAGGAAGTGCAGGCCAGGCTTGACGTCGTGGATGAAAGCGTCGTGGACTACACTCATGACAAAGATGAGACTCTGATGAAATTGTTTGAGATAACGCCTGCCGAACTGGAGATCGTCGGTAAGGAAAGGATACCGGAACTCGTAAAAGAAAGGTCGGCGCTGCTCGAGTTCGAAAAGTAA
- the fdhD gene encoding formate dehydrogenase accessory sulfurtransferase FdhD: MSMDTVKEYSSIKITREGRTETSDPVIVEQSIELLINGMKLSSIVTTPEDHKELAVGYLLTEGVVESMNDILSVKEENGCVDVRVKSFERTDIMFEIRSAGIGVVRGNRDDGIRIPPGQRFSINTILNSLKFLYSETHDITRGAHTACLIDADGNLKYRALDVGRHNAIDKVVGAASLAGDDLSKMFLLSSGRQPAGMVMKAIRVGIPLVVSKAAPISSGIDCALRANLTLACFADKEKVKVFSCPERIIVKADE, translated from the coding sequence ATGTCCATGGATACCGTCAAAGAATATTCTTCCATCAAGATCACCCGGGAAGGCAGGACCGAGACATCCGACCCGGTGATCGTCGAACAGTCGATCGAGCTTCTTATTAACGGCATGAAACTATCCTCGATCGTTACCACCCCGGAAGATCATAAAGAACTTGCAGTAGGATACCTGCTGACGGAAGGCGTCGTAGAGTCCATGAACGATATACTCTCCGTAAAAGAAGAAAACGGCTGCGTAGACGTCAGAGTGAAGTCCTTTGAACGAACGGACATCATGTTCGAGATACGCTCTGCCGGAATAGGGGTCGTAAGGGGAAACCGGGACGACGGTATCAGAATACCTCCCGGTCAAAGGTTCTCAATAAACACCATACTGAACAGCCTCAAGTTCCTGTACTCCGAGACACACGACATCACCCGCGGCGCCCACACCGCATGCCTCATAGATGCAGACGGTAACCTAAAATACAGGGCACTGGACGTCGGCAGGCACAACGCCATAGATAAGGTAGTCGGGGCTGCAAGCCTCGCAGGTGACGATCTTAGTAAAATGTTCCTGCTGTCATCGGGGAGACAGCCCGCAGGCATGGTCATGAAAGCTATCCGCGTAGGGATCCCTCTAGTCGTATCAAAAGCCGCGCCTATTAGCTCGGGCATTGACTGCGCGCTCAGGGCGAACCTGACCCTGGCATGCTTTGCAGATAAAGAGAAAGTGAAAGTCTTTTCCTGCCCGGAGAGAATAATCGTTAAGGCAGATGAATGA
- a CDS encoding Tfx family DNA-binding protein yields MANKSFLTKRQIMVLRLRQAGLTQEDIARRMKTTRANISLIEKRARENIERSKETLKEWNSIISPVKIAIKKGTDVMNVPEIVFSEADKSNIHVRTDSLDLITRIKKEKGTIISNRILLDDIEVDINVTGEVTIV; encoded by the coding sequence ATGGCTAATAAATCATTCCTCACTAAAAGACAAATAATGGTGCTCAGGTTAAGGCAGGCCGGGCTTACCCAGGAAGACATTGCGAGGCGAATGAAGACGACTCGTGCCAATATTAGCCTTATAGAGAAACGTGCCCGCGAGAATATCGAGCGCTCCAAAGAGACGCTAAAGGAGTGGAACAGTATCATCTCGCCGGTCAAGATCGCCATAAAGAAAGGCACTGACGTCATGAACGTGCCTGAGATTGTGTTCTCTGAAGCAGATAAGTCTAATATTCATGTCAGGACAGATTCGCTCGACCTTATAACCAGGATAAAGAAAGAAAAAGGAACGATCATATCAAACCGTATACTTCTGGATGATATCGAAGTCGATATAAACGTCACCGGAGAGGTGACCATAGTATAA
- a CDS encoding DUF1786 domain-containing protein, which translates to MEIFALDVGSGTQDVLVIDDKLKDFKAKVVMPAPTRLFASGIRKAGKDIFCDGYTMGGGAISMALVNHAKKFRVVMTEDAARTVRDDLEQVKERGIEIGAEADMREDYSKFTLRDVDMDSFRSSFKAMNYELPGPRDLVVAVAVQDHGSAPKGMSDREFRFEQIAGIIKKGATFRDFIITRETPVFTRASAVIRSLHDQGYHNVLVMDTKIAGIFGGMYGAKLPAIVMDVGNGHTTAASITEDGSIVGIFEHHTFSLTPNKMKDYIERLANATLTNEEIFNDGGHGAYVREPISPESIIVTGPRRMQAEETGLNIRYATPLEDVYMVGPVGMVRAYQDMKGI; encoded by the coding sequence ATGGAGATATTCGCCCTTGACGTCGGCTCGGGCACACAGGACGTTCTTGTGATCGATGATAAGTTAAAGGATTTTAAGGCCAAGGTGGTCATGCCGGCTCCCACCAGGCTTTTTGCTTCCGGGATAAGGAAGGCCGGCAAAGATATCTTTTGTGACGGGTATACTATGGGAGGCGGTGCCATATCGATGGCGCTGGTCAACCATGCTAAAAAATTCAGAGTGGTGATGACAGAGGATGCTGCGCGCACGGTGAGGGATGACCTCGAGCAGGTCAAAGAGCGCGGCATTGAGATCGGCGCCGAAGCCGATATGAGGGAAGACTACTCGAAGTTCACGCTCCGCGATGTGGATATGGATTCGTTCAGGTCTTCATTTAAGGCCATGAACTATGAGCTTCCCGGCCCCCGGGATCTTGTTGTTGCGGTAGCTGTGCAGGACCATGGCTCCGCGCCAAAAGGAATGAGCGACAGGGAGTTCCGGTTCGAACAGATAGCAGGCATAATAAAAAAAGGAGCCACTTTCAGGGATTTTATCATCACCAGAGAAACTCCGGTATTTACGAGAGCCAGCGCTGTCATAAGGTCCCTGCATGACCAGGGATACCATAACGTCCTTGTCATGGACACGAAGATAGCCGGGATATTCGGCGGAATGTACGGGGCGAAGCTGCCAGCCATTGTGATGGATGTCGGGAACGGCCACACCACTGCCGCATCGATAACTGAGGACGGCTCTATCGTCGGGATTTTCGAGCATCACACGTTCTCTTTAACGCCGAATAAAATGAAAGACTATATTGAGAGGCTTGCGAACGCAACTCTGACCAACGAAGAGATATTCAACGACGGCGGGCATGGAGCATATGTCCGGGAGCCAATAAGCCCGGAATCCATAATAGTGACCGGGCCCAGAAGGATGCAGGCAGAGGAGACCGGCCTTAATATTAGATATGCGACGCCCCTTGAAGATGTTTACATGGTCGGCCCGGTGGGAATGGTCCGTGCTTATCAGGATATGAAGGGTATATAG